The following are encoded together in the Parabacteroides chongii genome:
- a CDS encoding TonB-dependent receptor: MRLTTLALIAFSLNISATVYSQKTKLSLDVNNQSIKEILYLIENQSEFRFIYESGKINLDKKVSVREKDQSVETILNRLFAKEGIKYEITENNLILINPAEKSDSSGKPVVAQGKKGNVTGIVTDAGGEPIIGANVVEKGTTNGTITDIDGKYTLNNVSGKTLLISYIGYISQEVPVHDGSPVNVKLLEDTQKLEEVVVVGYGIQKKVNLTGSVSSVSAEDIQDSPAGSLSSALVGKMAGVLLTQSGGKPGAGADMTVRSKGTWNDSAPLYVIDGIVRDKFAFDGLDASEVENLSVLKDGASAAIYGARAANGVVLVTTKKGKVGKPTIAYTGSIGISDATMIPETQNAYNQAVFINDNRIVENVDPTDLSYYTDDELEYFKKNNYNWLDEAWKQPLLTRHSLNVSGGNERVRYFIGGNYYYETGSFDNLSFKKYNLRSNLEANITKDLIVSLNLNMDTRNDDKPYWRYDNDSDKMDNLYRGLLFRTGQVPPYINGKPTGSFVEWHPIELLGGNTGYNRKKYSNYEANISLQYNVPFIKGLSLKLLFNKYDRHTFIKQFNRPYSLYEYKMTGGHNHIITDVVDRVKVRSDGDFLEEKYDTRDSYQLNGYITYANKFGKHDVGALFVYEQSEGTVDWFNGVRNYFISSAVDQLFAGSSDSKNSTVDGKGEETGRISYIGRLNYGYDDRYLVEASFRYDGSVNFAPKNRWGFFPSASLAWRVSEEKFFKENVKFINYLKLRTSIGLLGNDGIVLKDKNAISGWQWMQRYNLVNGAYFGSLSSGVAADVIPNVDITWEKSLTYNFGLDATFLNNRLSMNVDAFYRHTYDILGDRAASIPATFGAKMPSENYGVIDAKGFEVELGYNDKIGDDFKYYVKGNLGYAVNKVVTKDEAENLRPYKSEIGYSTDRKMGYIATGIIRTQADLDALPEGYTIFGQKPELGMLNYKDLRGANSDEPDGVIDDNDKDWIINHTTPPLNYGISLGGSWKGISLDIFLQGVAGHDVMIAMRGAQARPQETNFDFWTDHWTPENVNAAFPRASRNAADEESTFWMRNGSFLRLKNVNLSYALPKSVLTKLGVAQLKFFLTGNNLCLLQNKVKYYDPESSTIFDYPMMKSYSFGVNLSF, translated from the coding sequence ATGAGATTGACAACATTAGCTTTAATTGCTTTCTCGCTTAATATTTCGGCTACCGTTTATTCCCAAAAGACGAAGCTGTCGTTGGATGTCAATAATCAGTCCATCAAGGAGATCCTTTACTTGATAGAGAACCAGTCCGAGTTCCGGTTTATTTATGAGAGTGGAAAAATCAACCTAGATAAGAAAGTCTCTGTCCGCGAGAAAGACCAGAGTGTCGAAACTATTTTGAACCGTCTGTTTGCAAAGGAAGGGATCAAGTATGAGATCACAGAGAATAATCTTATTCTAATCAACCCGGCGGAAAAGAGTGACAGTTCGGGAAAGCCGGTTGTGGCACAGGGAAAGAAAGGAAATGTGACGGGTATAGTTACTGATGCTGGCGGTGAGCCGATTATCGGTGCTAACGTTGTGGAGAAAGGAACTACGAACGGAACCATTACGGATATCGATGGTAAATATACTTTGAATAATGTTTCCGGAAAAACACTCCTAATCTCTTATATCGGTTATATCAGCCAGGAAGTACCTGTACATGACGGTTCTCCCGTTAATGTAAAGTTGCTGGAAGATACTCAGAAGCTCGAAGAAGTAGTAGTTGTAGGGTACGGTATCCAGAAAAAAGTGAACCTGACCGGATCGGTTTCTTCTGTCAGTGCAGAAGATATTCAGGATTCTCCGGCGGGTAGTTTGTCCAGTGCGCTTGTCGGTAAAATGGCAGGGGTATTGCTGACGCAATCCGGAGGTAAACCCGGTGCTGGTGCCGATATGACGGTGCGCTCCAAAGGTACCTGGAATGATTCAGCTCCTTTGTATGTGATTGACGGGATTGTCAGAGATAAATTTGCATTTGACGGTTTGGATGCGAGTGAAGTGGAAAACCTGTCTGTACTGAAAGACGGAGCATCTGCTGCCATCTATGGAGCACGTGCGGCCAACGGCGTTGTGTTGGTTACTACCAAGAAAGGAAAAGTAGGAAAGCCGACGATCGCTTATACCGGCTCTATCGGTATATCTGATGCAACTATGATTCCTGAGACACAGAATGCTTACAACCAGGCAGTCTTTATCAATGACAATAGAATTGTGGAAAATGTCGATCCGACAGATTTGAGTTATTATACGGACGATGAGTTAGAGTACTTCAAAAAGAACAATTATAATTGGCTGGATGAGGCATGGAAACAACCGCTGCTTACGAGACATTCTTTGAATGTCAGCGGAGGTAACGAACGTGTCCGCTATTTTATTGGAGGTAACTACTATTATGAAACAGGTTCTTTCGATAATCTGAGCTTCAAGAAATATAATCTGAGAAGTAACCTGGAGGCAAACATTACGAAAGACCTGATCGTCTCCCTGAATCTGAATATGGATACGAGAAATGACGATAAACCGTATTGGAGATATGACAACGATTCAGATAAGATGGATAACCTGTACAGAGGGTTACTTTTCCGGACAGGGCAGGTACCTCCGTATATTAACGGGAAGCCGACGGGAAGTTTTGTAGAATGGCACCCGATAGAATTGTTGGGAGGGAATACCGGTTATAACAGAAAGAAGTATTCCAATTATGAAGCGAATATTTCTTTACAATATAATGTTCCGTTTATCAAGGGATTGAGTCTTAAATTATTATTTAATAAATACGACAGGCACACATTTATTAAACAGTTCAACCGTCCTTATTCGTTGTATGAATATAAAATGACAGGCGGCCACAATCATATTATAACAGATGTGGTAGACCGTGTCAAAGTAAGATCTGACGGTGATTTTCTGGAGGAAAAATATGATACCAGAGACAGTTATCAGTTGAACGGATATATTACATATGCCAATAAGTTCGGAAAACATGATGTGGGTGCCCTGTTTGTTTACGAGCAATCGGAAGGAACGGTCGATTGGTTCAACGGAGTGAGAAATTACTTCATATCTTCCGCAGTCGACCAATTATTTGCCGGTAGTTCCGATTCGAAGAACTCTACCGTGGATGGAAAAGGGGAAGAGACAGGACGTATCTCTTATATAGGTCGTTTGAATTATGGTTACGATGACAGGTACCTGGTAGAAGCCTCTTTCCGTTATGACGGATCTGTCAATTTTGCTCCCAAGAACCGTTGGGGATTCTTCCCGTCTGCTTCATTGGCGTGGAGAGTGTCGGAAGAAAAGTTCTTCAAAGAAAATGTTAAGTTTATCAACTATTTGAAATTAAGAACTTCCATTGGATTGCTGGGGAATGACGGTATCGTGTTGAAGGATAAAAATGCGATCAGCGGATGGCAATGGATGCAGCGATATAATCTGGTAAATGGTGCTTATTTTGGTTCGTTGAGCAGCGGTGTTGCAGCAGATGTTATTCCCAATGTCGATATAACCTGGGAAAAGTCTTTGACATATAACTTCGGTCTTGATGCTACTTTCCTGAATAACAGGCTGTCGATGAATGTGGATGCTTTCTATCGGCATACATATGATATTTTGGGAGACCGAGCAGCCAGTATTCCTGCCACTTTCGGCGCGAAGATGCCTTCTGAAAACTATGGTGTGATCGATGCCAAAGGGTTTGAAGTGGAGTTAGGCTATAATGATAAGATCGGTGACGATTTCAAGTATTATGTAAAAGGAAATTTGGGATATGCAGTGAATAAAGTGGTCACGAAAGATGAAGCAGAGAATCTTCGCCCCTATAAGTCCGAGATCGGTTATAGCACGGATCGTAAAATGGGATATATCGCAACAGGTATTATCCGTACGCAAGCAGATCTGGATGCACTGCCGGAAGGTTATACTATCTTTGGGCAGAAGCCTGAACTGGGAATGCTGAACTATAAAGATTTGCGTGGTGCGAACAGTGATGAACCGGATGGTGTGATTGATGATAATGATAAAGACTGGATTATAAATCATACGACACCTCCTTTGAATTACGGTATTTCTTTAGGTGGTTCATGGAAAGGCATTTCTTTGGATATTTTCTTGCAGGGAGTAGCTGGGCATGATGTGATGATCGCTATGAGAGGTGCTCAGGCACGTCCGCAAGAAACAAACTTCGATTTTTGGACTGATCACTGGACACCGGAGAATGTGAATGCAGCTTTTCCACGTGCATCTCGTAATGCTGCTGATGAGGAATCGACATTTTGGATGCGTAACGGTTCTTTTTTACGTCTGAAAAATGTGAATCTTTCGTATGCATTGCCTAAATCTGTATTGACAAAGTTGGGGGTTGCCCAGTTGAAATTCTTCTTGACAGGAAATAACTTATGTTTGCTTCAGAATAAGGTAAAATATTATGATCCGGAAAGTTCGACAATATTCGATTATCCTATGATGAAGAGTTATTCTTTTGGTGTGAACCTTAGTTTCTAA
- a CDS encoding RagB/SusD family nutrient uptake outer membrane protein, producing MTIKYLLYGSLLAMSVSCSDILNKKDLSAVTDDQVWGDAKYATAYLNRLYEKNLPKWEGEQDRDGDGANSIFYSSYSDEADGGGGVMYGQLTTASCDYWYYEDIRNINMLFEKLENNEAIDTETCTSLKAQASILRAWRYFCMVRVYGGVPMILLPQKLTDDLLVSRNKTSECIDIIIKDLDYAYENLPWSWTGDDLGRATKAAALALKGRVLLYYASPQFNPDNRMDRWEAAYKVNKQAKEELEANGYGLYASYEKIWYDEMNREVIWGRRYQEPGATNKWNAATRPLSEAQNYTGANHPTLEMVESYPMVTGVPITESKEYDPVLYWKNRDPRFNVTIAYNSCTWELSGKAGRKQWTYVGAELNAPTATGFYCRKAVDPSYTSYYTERSSTDWIEIRHAEVLLNYAECAAMMGKTEEAYDVLKAIRARAGILAGDNGMYGLKTGLSSGQMIDAIMLERKLELSFEGKRYWDLRRRRLFEAELNGKVRHGVLPKLNIPEEEFNKIKDTADFDNNYATYFRDSLVILDKNFAIDFKDNYYFYAIPNKYLETNSKMEQTQGWSGGTFNPLD from the coding sequence ATGACTATCAAATATTTATTATACGGCTCACTGTTGGCTATGAGTGTGAGTTGTTCGGATATCCTGAATAAGAAGGATTTATCAGCTGTAACAGATGACCAGGTTTGGGGAGATGCCAAGTATGCGACAGCTTACCTAAACAGACTGTATGAAAAGAACCTACCTAAATGGGAAGGAGAACAAGACAGAGATGGAGATGGTGCGAATTCTATTTTTTATTCCTCTTACTCGGATGAAGCCGATGGCGGTGGTGGTGTGATGTATGGTCAGTTGACGACGGCTTCCTGCGATTATTGGTATTATGAAGATATTCGTAATATAAACATGTTATTTGAAAAGTTGGAGAATAATGAGGCGATAGACACAGAAACTTGTACAAGTTTAAAGGCTCAGGCTTCTATCCTTCGTGCTTGGAGATATTTTTGCATGGTACGCGTCTATGGTGGTGTTCCGATGATATTATTGCCTCAGAAACTTACGGATGATTTGTTGGTGTCACGTAATAAAACGTCTGAGTGTATTGATATTATTATTAAAGATCTTGATTATGCCTATGAAAATCTTCCTTGGAGCTGGACTGGTGATGATCTGGGACGGGCAACTAAAGCTGCTGCATTAGCTTTGAAAGGGCGTGTTCTACTGTATTATGCTAGTCCTCAGTTTAATCCGGATAACCGGATGGACCGCTGGGAAGCTGCATATAAAGTGAATAAACAGGCAAAAGAAGAGTTGGAAGCAAACGGCTATGGATTGTATGCCAGTTATGAAAAGATATGGTATGATGAGATGAACCGGGAAGTTATTTGGGGGCGCAGATACCAGGAACCGGGAGCTACAAACAAATGGAATGCGGCGACTCGTCCTTTGTCCGAGGCACAGAATTATACAGGGGCTAATCATCCGACATTGGAAATGGTTGAATCATACCCGATGGTAACAGGTGTTCCTATTACTGAATCTAAGGAGTACGATCCTGTTTTGTATTGGAAAAACAGAGATCCTCGATTTAATGTGACTATCGCTTATAACAGCTGTACATGGGAGTTGAGCGGTAAAGCCGGAAGAAAGCAGTGGACGTATGTGGGTGCTGAGTTGAATGCTCCTACGGCAACAGGTTTTTATTGTAGAAAGGCTGTTGATCCGAGTTATACATCTTATTATACGGAAAGAAGTAGTACCGACTGGATTGAGATTCGGCATGCAGAAGTTTTGCTGAATTATGCGGAATGTGCAGCTATGATGGGTAAAACAGAGGAGGCTTATGATGTATTGAAAGCGATCAGGGCAAGAGCTGGTATACTCGCGGGGGATAATGGCATGTATGGGCTCAAGACTGGCCTGTCATCAGGGCAAATGATCGATGCGATCATGCTGGAGAGAAAGCTGGAATTGTCTTTCGAGGGTAAACGTTATTGGGATTTGCGCCGCCGACGTTTGTTTGAGGCAGAATTGAACGGGAAAGTCCGTCATGGGGTTCTGCCCAAGTTGAATATACCGGAGGAAGAATTCAATAAGATAAAGGATACGGCTGATTTTGATAACAATTATGCTACTTACTTCAGAGACTCGCTAGTTATTCTGGATAAGAACTTTGCTATTGATTTTAAAGATAACTACTATTTCTATGCGATACCTAACAAGTATCTGGAAACGAACTCCAAGATGGAGCAGACACAAGGCTGGAGCGGTGGTACATTCAACCCGTTAGATTGA
- a CDS encoding glycoside hydrolase family 97 protein, whose product MNNHVSKILVIALLLLSVNQLVKGKNAEGVDAMSGATPVKLKVEANADKQLVLDVSYEENSVIREAPLGLNVDHRQLGKDVQLLNKEKKENNTLVYELQQADGSRFHMDIRIFPDGIALRYRIPAEEPVCIYGEETSFIFPSQTKVWYASGPFQYGWLQEYQERETDRIEGELLAPPATFHLPNGIYAAITEANLFNFHGAVLFGTAPNKVQFGYVENKGHMETGIITGLPPTKFWHEEVRNVPWIASPKERSQEIVTPWRVLMLAKDLNGLVNNRIIAQVSDQPDKTLFPDGAKTDWIKPGRATFTWLVEGNDRLSVANHKKYVDGCAELGIESVVVDDGWELWQQTEKEANGRTKWEMLKDLVDYAKAKNVDIWVWRSSSPRFGNKSDVGLVDAEERADFMKKCAEVGVKGLKIDFFHTENAFTVNLMENILKAAAKEKLMVIFHGVNKPTGDSYTYPNLLAKEAVRGLECVGGEDSWAPGPPWPYHNTVLPFTRWLVGAADYTPLNFRGFCHPSVTFGHQLSSIYMFTSPMLIFAADMEDMLSCPGRSFIESVPVTWDETIVLPESEIGQLAALARRKGDVWYLTVLNGETARTFDAKLNFLPKGKYLIEIASDAPGNRKQIEVKKSKVRSGHRIKEELMSGGGFVARISVSGKQ is encoded by the coding sequence ATGAATAATCATGTATCGAAAATTCTAGTGATAGCACTACTTTTACTAAGTGTTAATCAGCTCGTAAAAGGGAAGAATGCAGAGGGAGTTGATGCCATGTCTGGTGCTACCCCTGTAAAGTTGAAAGTAGAGGCGAATGCCGATAAACAATTGGTGCTGGATGTCTCTTATGAGGAAAACTCAGTTATCCGGGAAGCCCCTTTGGGTTTGAATGTCGACCACCGTCAGCTGGGGAAAGACGTTCAGCTGCTTAACAAGGAAAAAAAGGAAAACAATACACTTGTCTATGAGTTACAGCAAGCCGATGGAAGTCGTTTTCATATGGATATCCGAATATTCCCGGACGGGATTGCCTTGCGTTACCGTATCCCGGCAGAGGAACCAGTTTGTATTTACGGAGAGGAAACATCATTTATCTTTCCGTCACAGACGAAAGTCTGGTATGCCAGCGGCCCTTTCCAATATGGCTGGTTACAAGAGTACCAGGAGCGGGAGACCGATCGTATAGAGGGTGAACTACTGGCGCCGCCTGCCACTTTCCATCTGCCGAATGGGATTTATGCAGCAATCACGGAAGCGAATCTGTTCAATTTTCATGGAGCCGTACTATTTGGAACAGCTCCGAACAAGGTACAATTCGGTTATGTAGAGAATAAAGGACATATGGAAACGGGGATAATAACCGGCCTTCCACCTACAAAATTCTGGCATGAAGAAGTTCGTAATGTCCCGTGGATTGCATCTCCGAAAGAGCGGAGTCAGGAAATCGTAACTCCTTGGCGCGTTCTTATGCTGGCTAAAGATCTAAATGGCCTGGTGAATAACCGGATTATCGCTCAGGTATCCGACCAGCCGGATAAAACGCTTTTCCCGGATGGGGCGAAGACCGACTGGATCAAACCCGGCAGAGCGACGTTTACCTGGTTGGTGGAAGGCAATGACCGGCTGAGTGTTGCCAATCATAAAAAATATGTAGACGGGTGTGCCGAACTGGGTATTGAGTCTGTTGTGGTGGACGACGGCTGGGAGTTGTGGCAGCAAACGGAAAAAGAGGCAAACGGACGGACCAAGTGGGAGATGTTGAAAGACCTGGTCGATTATGCCAAAGCAAAGAATGTGGATATTTGGGTATGGCGTTCTTCGTCTCCCCGGTTTGGAAATAAATCAGATGTGGGTCTGGTAGATGCGGAAGAGCGTGCCGATTTTATGAAGAAGTGTGCGGAAGTAGGAGTGAAAGGTCTGAAGATCGACTTTTTCCATACGGAGAATGCTTTTACGGTCAATCTGATGGAGAATATTCTGAAAGCTGCTGCCAAAGAGAAACTCATGGTTATCTTTCATGGTGTAAATAAACCGACCGGCGACTCGTATACCTATCCGAACCTACTGGCGAAAGAAGCTGTAAGAGGACTGGAATGTGTTGGCGGAGAGGATAGCTGGGCTCCGGGTCCGCCCTGGCCTTATCATAATACGGTATTGCCGTTTACCCGCTGGCTGGTAGGAGCTGCCGATTATACACCTTTGAACTTCCGCGGCTTTTGTCATCCGTCTGTGACCTTTGGACATCAGTTGTCATCGATCTATATGTTCACTTCCCCGATGTTAATCTTTGCGGCAGACATGGAAGATATGCTGTCGTGCCCGGGTCGGTCATTCATAGAAAGTGTACCGGTAACCTGGGATGAAACGATCGTTTTGCCGGAAAGCGAGATCGGTCAGTTGGCTGCTTTGGCACGGCGGAAGGGAGATGTCTGGTATCTGACCGTTCTCAACGGAGAAACAGCCCGCACGTTTGATGCGAAGCTGAATTTTTTGCCTAAAGGAAAATATCTGATAGAGATAGCTTCGGATGCCCCCGGCAATCGGAAGCAGATAGAGGTGAAGAAGAGCAAAGTGCGTTCCGGACATCGAATAAAAGAGGAGTTGATGTCGGGAGGAGGCTTTGTTGCGCGTATATCTGTAAGCGGTAAACAATAA
- a CDS encoding TIM-barrel domain-containing protein yields the protein MRKYFVVICTLCILSACNNSPQRKGGVEWKEETAGVWNVSVGTPEKVNLLSELNITPKLDAIGKMGEASLPISREDITFEVVDGKTYIRFPLEKEEKIFGLGLNFKTVEQRGRIMRLHVDHYTGKDDGRTHTPVPFFVSSRGYGAFINSARYIDTWVGTSVRKDSKNPPVIRDRNTDKHWEAQPYSDNLEFLVPAEGVEVVLFAGPTMLDVVRRFNLYNGGGALPPRWGLGFWHRVPSLFSDKEVNEEVSQFEKRGFPLSVVGLEPGWMSRSYPCTYEWDNTRFPDPDNFVKGLNDQHIKTNVWINPYISPDGELYSKIEPYTGSHTVWCGIVPDYSMPAAQKIMVKHFEKHQLDKGVSGYKMDENDGYDSWLWPDVASFPSGISAEQMRQIYGSMMQSVTMDMFRKRNTRTYGLVRAGNAGTSSYPYVIYNDYYAHRDFITALINSSFIGVLWTPEVRSSATGEEWLRRMQTVCFSPVAQLDAWADGTKPWSFPEVEKEVRAIAQLRMQLIPYLYTAFADYAFEGTPPIRAMNLEEGYQADSQTEKGVLDATANPYAMAVRKEVKDQFMVGPSLLIAPLFAGEKERQVILPQGKWYDFYTGEFAGEGEVITVSPGLSKIPVYVKEGGIIPLWPAVTKVKDEKLPLEVRHYGKTSSSYNLYDDDGKSFDYEKGDFSRIVLKVDVDADGNKTGKAVIPEGAKVWSFSDYNFRFMTSQ from the coding sequence ATGAGAAAATATTTTGTAGTAATCTGTACTCTTTGTATTTTGAGTGCATGTAATAATTCTCCTCAACGAAAAGGGGGAGTCGAGTGGAAAGAAGAGACTGCAGGGGTATGGAATGTATCTGTAGGTACTCCTGAGAAGGTGAACTTGCTGAGTGAATTGAATATAACTCCCAAACTTGATGCTATCGGAAAAATGGGGGAAGCTTCCTTACCTATATCTCGGGAAGATATCACTTTTGAAGTAGTAGACGGAAAAACCTATATCCGTTTCCCGCTTGAAAAGGAGGAAAAGATATTCGGTCTAGGGCTGAATTTCAAGACGGTTGAACAAAGAGGACGTATTATGCGGCTGCATGTCGATCATTATACTGGAAAAGATGATGGGCGTACGCATACACCGGTTCCTTTCTTTGTTTCGTCGAGAGGGTATGGTGCATTTATAAATTCAGCCCGTTATATTGATACCTGGGTGGGTACGAGTGTGCGGAAAGACAGTAAAAATCCACCAGTCATTAGGGATAGGAATACGGATAAGCATTGGGAAGCCCAACCTTATTCGGATAATCTGGAGTTCCTGGTTCCTGCAGAAGGGGTTGAGGTTGTCCTGTTTGCCGGGCCGACTATGCTGGATGTCGTACGTCGTTTTAATTTGTATAATGGCGGCGGGGCATTACCTCCGAGGTGGGGGCTTGGTTTTTGGCATCGTGTGCCTTCCTTGTTCTCCGATAAAGAAGTCAATGAAGAAGTATCTCAGTTTGAAAAGCGGGGTTTTCCGTTAAGTGTGGTGGGACTTGAACCCGGCTGGATGAGCCGTTCTTATCCGTGTACCTACGAATGGGACAACACCCGTTTCCCGGATCCGGATAATTTTGTGAAAGGCTTGAATGACCAGCATATAAAAACGAATGTATGGATTAATCCTTATATCTCACCGGATGGCGAGCTGTACAGTAAAATCGAACCCTATACCGGGTCGCATACGGTATGGTGTGGGATTGTTCCCGATTATTCGATGCCAGCAGCACAGAAGATCATGGTGAAGCATTTTGAGAAGCATCAGCTGGATAAAGGTGTCAGTGGATATAAGATGGATGAAAATGATGGCTATGATTCATGGCTTTGGCCGGATGTCGCATCTTTCCCTTCCGGAATATCGGCGGAGCAGATGCGTCAGATATATGGTTCGATGATGCAGAGTGTTACGATGGACATGTTCCGTAAACGCAATACACGAACGTATGGATTGGTTCGTGCCGGGAATGCAGGGACCAGCTCGTATCCTTATGTTATTTATAACGACTATTATGCCCATCGTGATTTTATAACAGCATTGATAAACAGTTCCTTTATCGGTGTTCTTTGGACGCCGGAGGTAAGATCTTCCGCGACGGGGGAAGAGTGGTTAAGACGGATGCAGACAGTTTGTTTTTCTCCTGTGGCTCAATTGGATGCCTGGGCAGATGGAACGAAGCCCTGGAGTTTTCCGGAAGTGGAAAAAGAGGTGCGTGCGATCGCACAATTACGTATGCAACTAATCCCTTACCTCTATACTGCTTTTGCTGATTATGCCTTTGAAGGGACTCCTCCTATTCGTGCTATGAATCTGGAAGAAGGTTATCAGGCGGATTCGCAAACAGAAAAAGGGGTGTTGGATGCAACTGCTAATCCGTATGCGATGGCTGTAAGGAAAGAGGTGAAGGACCAGTTTATGGTAGGTCCGAGCCTGCTTATCGCTCCTTTATTTGCAGGAGAAAAAGAACGCCAGGTAATCCTGCCACAAGGTAAATGGTATGATTTTTATACAGGAGAATTTGCTGGAGAAGGTGAGGTGATAACTGTTTCTCCCGGTTTGTCAAAAATTCCGGTGTATGTGAAAGAAGGAGGGATTATCCCTTTGTGGCCTGCTGTGACAAAGGTGAAGGATGAAAAGCTACCGCTGGAAGTACGTCATTATGGTAAAACTTCTTCTTCTTATAATTTGTATGATGATGACGGCAAAAGTTTTGACTATGAAAAAGGTGATTTTTCCCGTATTGTTCTGAAAGTAGATGTAGATGCGGATGGAAATAAAACGGGAAAAGCCGTCATTCCAGAAGGGGCTAAAGTCTGGTCATTCAGTGATTATAATTTCCGTTTTATGACATCTCAATAA